One window from the genome of bacterium encodes:
- a CDS encoding aspartate-semialdehyde dehydrogenase has product MSLKTAIIGVGPVGDRICSCLKERNFPVEGKPVVMATRARTETLGGEEVAVQEVSAELFDGVKVAFFAGREGAKGASVIWKEAAEQAGAVCIDNGSDFRLYPDIPLVVPEVNMDDVTPDTRFIASPNCSTIQMVVALAPLHRAARIRRIVVTTFQSVSGWGAAAQDELKAQLPCLVKGDKVCCDPGIFPRPIALDCLPHIDSFLDNGYTKEEMKMLHETRKILGDPDIAVVPTAVRVPVEIGHSEAINVEFEGPMDARRAMEILSDPTQSEGVVLIDGPTQDPERLAYLASKKGKERKPWAMHWEVTERQYPTQADVLEDAWKDKTLVGRVRDDNSRRNCINLWCVADNLRKGAATNVVQIAEKMIERGLL; this is encoded by the coding sequence ATGTCACTCAAGACTGCAATCATCGGTGTCGGTCCTGTCGGCGACAGGATCTGCTCGTGTCTCAAGGAGCGCAACTTCCCCGTCGAGGGGAAGCCGGTTGTCATGGCGACGCGCGCCCGCACGGAAACCCTCGGCGGCGAGGAAGTCGCCGTACAGGAGGTCAGTGCGGAGCTGTTTGACGGGGTGAAGGTCGCCTTCTTCGCCGGACGTGAGGGCGCCAAGGGCGCCTCGGTCATCTGGAAGGAGGCCGCCGAGCAGGCCGGCGCCGTGTGCATTGACAACGGCTCGGATTTTCGCCTGTACCCGGACATCCCCCTGGTCGTGCCCGAAGTCAACATGGACGATGTGACACCGGACACCCGCTTCATCGCCAGCCCCAACTGCTCGACCATCCAGATGGTCGTGGCGCTGGCGCCGCTGCACCGCGCGGCCCGCATCCGCCGCATCGTCGTCACCACCTTCCAGTCTGTCTCAGGCTGGGGCGCGGCGGCGCAAGACGAACTGAAGGCCCAGTTGCCCTGTCTCGTGAAGGGCGACAAGGTCTGCTGCGACCCGGGCATCTTCCCGCGGCCCATCGCCCTGGACTGCCTCCCGCACATTGACAGCTTCCTGGACAACGGCTACACCAAGGAAGAGATGAAGATGCTGCACGAGACGCGCAAGATCCTGGGCGACCCGGACATCGCCGTGGTGCCCACGGCGGTGCGTGTGCCGGTGGAGATCGGGCACTCCGAGGCGATCAACGTGGAGTTCGAGGGCCCGATGGACGCTCGCCGGGCCATGGAGATCCTCAGCGACCCGACCCAGTCCGAGGGCGTGGTGCTCATAGACGGCCCCACGCAGGACCCGGAGCGCCTGGCGTATCTGGCCAGCAAGAAGGGCAAGGAGCGCAAGCCCTGGGCGATGCACTGGGAAGTTACCGAGCGGCAGTACCCGACGCAGGCGGACGTGCTCGAGGACGCCTGGAAGGACAAGACGCTGGTCGGCCGCGTGCGCGACGACAACTCCCGGCGCAACTGCATCAACCTGTGGTGCGTGGCCGACAACCTACGCAAGGGCGCGGCCACCAACGTCGTCCAGATCGCCGAGAAGATGATCGAGCGGGGGTTGCTGTAG
- the dapB gene encoding 4-hydroxy-tetrahydrodipicolinate reductase, producing MSSIRVLVTGVCGKMGALVAQTVHDAPDMTLVGGVDPAGVGHQLSERVAGLGEELPISGHLAGAVEDCEPDVLVDFTSPRVVMGNVETALSAGVACVVGTTGFSETDLQVVGRMCEAKGVPAIIAPNFSLGAVMMMLFSARAATVFDYAEIIEYHHEAKKDSPSGTAVKTAEMMAAARGEAFCEPPTELERVPGCRGGVGSGIHVHAVRMQGYVANQEVLFGGRGETLKISHITTSRESFMPGVLLAVRKVREQSGLVYGLEHLLDAGS from the coding sequence ATGTCCTCCATCCGTGTCCTCGTCACCGGCGTCTGCGGCAAGATGGGCGCCCTCGTCGCCCAGACCGTTCATGATGCCCCCGACATGACCCTCGTTGGCGGCGTGGACCCCGCCGGCGTGGGCCATCAACTCAGCGAACGGGTGGCTGGCCTGGGTGAGGAACTGCCCATCAGCGGGCACCTCGCCGGCGCCGTCGAGGACTGCGAGCCCGACGTCCTGGTGGATTTCACCTCGCCCAGGGTCGTCATGGGCAACGTCGAGACTGCACTGTCGGCCGGCGTGGCGTGCGTCGTGGGCACCACCGGGTTCTCGGAGACAGATCTGCAGGTCGTGGGTCGCATGTGTGAGGCGAAGGGTGTCCCCGCCATCATCGCCCCGAACTTCTCGCTCGGGGCGGTCATGATGATGCTCTTCTCCGCCCGAGCGGCCACAGTGTTCGACTATGCCGAGATCATCGAGTACCACCACGAAGCCAAGAAGGATTCGCCCTCCGGCACGGCGGTGAAGACAGCCGAGATGATGGCCGCGGCCCGTGGCGAGGCTTTCTGCGAGCCGCCCACGGAGCTGGAGCGCGTGCCCGGCTGTCGCGGCGGCGTCGGCTCGGGCATTCACGTCCATGCCGTGCGCATGCAGGGCTATGTGGCCAATCAGGAAGTGCTGTTCGGCGGGCGGGGCGAGACGCTGAAGATCTCGCATATCACCACCAGCCGCGAGTCGTTCATGCCCGGCGTCCTGCTGGCCGTGCGGAAGGTCCGGGAGCAGAGCGGGCTGGTGTATGGGTTGGAGCACCTGCTGGACGCAGGGAGCTAG
- a CDS encoding Xaa-Pro peptidase family protein, whose product MKPDYAARLARVREQMQHDEVQAALVALPENVRYLTGFTGEGLLVVGLDRALVSTDGRYRVEAGEVADQAEAAFDTGGHLAGAIAFITQIGAAGLAFEADHTTYATYQELSKKLSVALRPTSRVVERLRLIKDETEVALIREAARRADVALGAFLADLQPGPSERRLALQLQSALVDQDVEPAFATIMASGPSAACPHAVPCGRPLSEGDMLKIDMGARFEGYCSDITRTLFVGEPTERFRTVYNLVLQAQQAAVAAARPGLTGRELDQVARDIIAAGGHGSDFDHGLGHGVGLQVHEGPRVSARSEDLLEPGMVVTIEPGIYLEGWGGVRIEDTVLITATGCEVLTQSPKADY is encoded by the coding sequence CGCGAGCAGATGCAGCACGACGAGGTGCAGGCCGCGCTGGTTGCGCTGCCTGAGAATGTCCGCTACCTGACGGGCTTCACCGGCGAAGGCCTCCTGGTAGTGGGGCTGGACCGAGCCCTGGTCTCGACCGATGGCCGCTACCGGGTCGAGGCAGGTGAGGTCGCCGACCAGGCCGAGGCAGCCTTCGACACTGGCGGGCATCTTGCCGGCGCCATCGCCTTCATCACGCAGATCGGGGCGGCGGGGCTGGCCTTCGAGGCCGACCACACCACCTACGCGACGTACCAGGAGTTGTCCAAGAAGCTGTCAGTGGCGCTGCGGCCGACCAGCCGCGTCGTGGAGCGGCTACGTCTCATCAAGGACGAGACGGAAGTGGCACTGATCCGCGAGGCGGCGCGGCGGGCCGATGTGGCCTTGGGGGCGTTCCTGGCCGACCTACAGCCAGGCCCGTCCGAGCGGCGGCTGGCGCTGCAGCTACAGTCGGCGCTGGTCGACCAGGACGTGGAGCCGGCCTTCGCGACCATCATGGCTTCCGGGCCGTCGGCGGCCTGTCCGCACGCCGTGCCTTGCGGCCGCCCCCTCAGTGAGGGCGACATGCTCAAGATTGACATGGGCGCTCGCTTCGAGGGGTACTGCTCGGACATCACCCGGACGTTGTTCGTGGGCGAGCCGACCGAGCGCTTCCGCACCGTCTACAACTTGGTGCTGCAGGCTCAGCAGGCGGCCGTCGCGGCGGCGCGACCGGGCCTGACCGGCCGCGAGCTGGACCAGGTCGCCCGCGACATCATCGCCGCCGGCGGCCACGGCAGCGACTTCGACCACGGGCTGGGCCATGGGGTGGGGCTGCAGGTCCACGAGGGCCCACGGGTGTCGGCCAGAAGCGAGGACTTACTGGAGCCGGGCATGGTGGTCACCATCGAGCCGGGCATCTACCTGGAGGGCTGGGGCGGGGTCCGGATCGAGGACACGGTGCTGATCACCGCCACCGGCTGTGAAGTGCTGACCCAGTCGCCGAAAGCGGACTACTGA
- a CDS encoding DUF1284 domain-containing protein — MKLRPHHLLDIITQYGQGHPFEPSPYGHAVHTVARLVLADQTQLAEMVVGADAICAPCRNLVDGRCTDMVGSLNPPVSKQEYNDGVDRRVLAHLGLTEGEVLTIAAFAERTLERLEGLEQVCSHPGEERTARLRHLRQGLQKMGLHLGR; from the coding sequence ATGAAGCTACGACCGCATCACCTGCTCGACATCATTACCCAGTACGGTCAGGGCCATCCTTTTGAGCCCAGCCCGTACGGGCACGCCGTCCACACGGTGGCCCGGCTCGTGCTGGCCGACCAGACGCAACTGGCCGAGATGGTGGTCGGTGCGGATGCCATCTGTGCGCCCTGTCGGAACCTGGTGGACGGCCGTTGTACGGACATGGTCGGTAGCCTGAACCCACCCGTGTCCAAGCAAGAGTATAACGATGGCGTGGACCGCCGCGTGCTGGCGCATCTGGGGCTGACGGAGGGCGAAGTGCTGACCATCGCGGCCTTCGCGGAACGGACGCTGGAGCGTCTGGAGGGCCTGGAGCAGGTCTGTAGCCACCCTGGCGAGGAGCGGACGGCGCGGCTGCGGCACCTGCGGCAGGGGCTGCAGAAGATGGGGCTGCACCTGGGTCGGTGA